The following are encoded together in the Kingella negevensis genome:
- the gap gene encoding type I glyceraldehyde-3-phosphate dehydrogenase yields the protein MSIKVAINGCGRIGRQVIRAIYEYQFTDQFQIVAVNGSGDLATNAHLLQFDTVHGRFSAKVEQDGRHLIINGDSIPFFATRNPAELPWGELGVDLVFECTGSFCSKAKSQVHLNSGAKKVLISAPTEPDVDAMIVYGVNHDILQPEMTVVSNGSCTTNCLAPMAQVLNQAFGIKKGLMTTIHAVTNDQVIIDVRHKDLRRARSGLENMIPTKTGAAKAVGVVLPELNGKLDGWAIRVPTQNVSLVDLTFEAGRNVTVDEVNAAMKAAADERLRGILGYNTLPLVSSDFNHFPQASIFDATLTKVSEGNIVKVFAWYDNEWGFSCQMLNTARAMFGEAVRLAE from the coding sequence ATGAGTATCAAAGTTGCAATTAACGGTTGTGGTCGTATTGGTCGCCAAGTGATTCGTGCTATTTATGAATACCAGTTTACCGACCAATTTCAAATTGTTGCCGTGAACGGAAGCGGCGATTTGGCAACTAACGCGCATTTGTTGCAGTTTGACACCGTGCATGGACGTTTTTCAGCAAAGGTAGAACAAGACGGCAGGCATTTGATTATTAATGGAGATTCAATCCCCTTTTTTGCTACCCGAAATCCAGCCGAATTGCCGTGGGGCGAATTGGGTGTGGATTTGGTTTTTGAATGCACAGGTTCGTTTTGCAGCAAAGCCAAATCGCAAGTGCATTTAAACTCAGGCGCGAAGAAAGTGCTGATTTCCGCGCCCACCGAGCCAGATGTGGATGCGATGATTGTGTATGGCGTGAACCACGATATTTTGCAGCCTGAAATGACGGTGGTTTCCAACGGCTCTTGCACCACCAACTGTTTAGCTCCCATGGCGCAAGTGCTGAACCAAGCGTTTGGCATCAAAAAAGGCTTGATGACCACCATTCACGCGGTTACCAACGACCAAGTAATTATTGACGTGCGCCACAAAGATTTGCGCCGTGCGCGTAGCGGTTTAGAAAACATGATTCCCACCAAAACAGGCGCAGCCAAAGCCGTGGGCGTGGTGTTGCCCGAATTGAACGGCAAGCTAGACGGCTGGGCAATTCGTGTGCCAACACAAAACGTGTCGCTGGTGGATTTGACTTTTGAAGCAGGCAGAAACGTAACCGTGGACGAAGTGAACGCAGCCATGAAAGCGGCGGCGGACGAGCGTTTGCGCGGTATTTTGGGTTACAACACCTTGCCGCTCGTTTCCAGCGATTTCAACCATTTCCCACAAGCCAGCATTTTTGACGCAACACTCACGAAAGTGTCCGAAGGCAATATCGTGAAAGTATTTGCGTGGTACGACAACGAATGGGGATTCTCTTGCCAAATGCTCAACACCGCGCGCGCGATGTTTGGTGAAGCAGTGCGATTGGCTGAATAA
- a CDS encoding type B 50S ribosomal protein L31, with the protein MKQGIHPENYRTVLFYDSSAETGWLIRSCAPTNKTMKWTDGNEYPVFMLDTSSESHPVYTGKQREHNKEGRASQFNQRFAGMMSAFKKGV; encoded by the coding sequence ATGAAACAAGGCATTCACCCTGAAAACTACCGCACAGTTCTGTTTTACGACAGCAGCGCGGAAACAGGCTGGTTAATTCGTTCCTGCGCGCCCACCAACAAAACGATGAAGTGGACGGACGGCAATGAATACCCCGTATTTATGCTGGACACTTCGTCTGAATCACACCCTGTTTATACGGGCAAACAGCGCGAACACAACAAGGAAGGTCGCGCGAGCCAATTCAACCAACGCTTTGCTGGCATGATGTCGGCATTCAAAAAAGGAGTGTAA
- the lpxK gene encoding tetraacyldisaccharide 4'-kinase — protein MKSLHQIIENHWQNPNPILRLFLRPLSKLFAHITAKRRANFLSGSLKTQKLPVPVVIVGNIHAGGTGKTPITAALVSSLQKRGVKVGVISRGYGRASQAIHVLTDNSHAADAGDEPLMLFRQTHVPTAVGVNRYEVGRALLAQNPDLQMIVADDGLQHYRLARDVEICVFPAADMGRDNLDVLPNGGLREPVSRLETVDCVVFSNGMTEQKTVFRLPENVFYSQTQIAAPYRFNCPQETLLASSLKTGETCVAVAGIARPQRFFDSLGELGFRLQNTVVLPDHAAINVADLPVADYVFITEKDAVKLPENVPENVWVLPIRAEIEPDLGDWVLWKLGI, from the coding sequence ATGAAATCTCTACACCAAATCATCGAAAACCACTGGCAAAATCCCAACCCCATTTTGCGCCTATTCCTGCGCCCCTTGTCCAAACTATTTGCCCATATCACCGCCAAACGTCGCGCCAATTTTCTTTCAGGCAGCCTGAAAACGCAGAAACTACCCGTTCCTGTGGTGATTGTCGGCAATATTCACGCAGGCGGTACAGGCAAAACGCCGATAACCGCCGCGCTGGTGTCGTCGCTGCAAAAACGCGGCGTGAAAGTAGGCGTGATTAGCCGCGGCTACGGCAGAGCGTCGCAAGCCATTCATGTTTTAACGGATAACAGTCACGCAGCAGATGCAGGCGATGAACCGCTTATGCTGTTCCGACAAACTCACGTGCCGACTGCTGTTGGTGTAAACCGTTACGAAGTGGGTAGGGCGTTGTTGGCGCAAAATCCTGATTTGCAAATGATTGTGGCAGATGATGGCTTGCAGCATTACCGCTTGGCGCGTGATGTGGAAATTTGCGTGTTTCCAGCCGCCGATATGGGGCGCGATAATTTGGACGTGCTGCCAAACGGCGGATTGCGTGAACCTGTTTCCCGTTTAGAAACCGTGGATTGCGTGGTGTTCAGCAATGGCATGACTGAACAAAAAACCGTTTTCAGGCTGCCTGAAAATGTGTTTTACAGCCAAACGCAAATTGCTGCGCCGTATCGGTTTAATTGTCCGCAAGAAACCTTGTTGGCAAGCAGCCTGAAAACAGGGGAAACGTGCGTGGCGGTGGCTGGGATTGCTCGTCCGCAGCGGTTTTTTGATTCGTTGGGGGAACTGGGTTTCAGGCTGCAAAATACGGTGGTTTTGCCCGACCATGCGGCGATAAATGTGGCGGATTTGCCAGTGGCGGATTATGTTTTTATCACGGAAAAAGATGCGGTAAAGCTGCCTGAAAATGTGCCTGAGAATGTGTGGGTGCTGCCGATTCGGGCGGAGATTGAGCCTGACTTGGGGGATTGGGTATTGTGGAAGTTGGGGATATAA
- the gshA gene encoding glutamate--cysteine ligase — MQLPVISSDYQHYLQEFEQTILKNHSKIEAWFRSQWKQHQPPFYGSVDIRNAGYKIASIDMNLFPGGFNNLNPNFIPLATIAAQDAVERACETAKSVLLIPENHTRNTYYLQNVYALATILRNAGFEVRIGSFNPELTEATEFETALGDKLLIEPLQRTRERVHLADGFSPCFVLLNNDLSAGIPEILQGISQTVLPPLHGGWTTRRKTHHFEAYNQVAKEFAELLQIDEWQINPYFEQISGLNFQEREGEDALADAVERVLAKIQAKYDEKGITDKPFVIVKADAGTYGMGVMSVKSADEVRGLNRKNRNKMAKVKEGLEVSEVIVQEGIYTYETLNGAVSEPVVYMMDRFVIGGFFRVHEGRGNDENLNAGGMVFVPLNQSIPNAGNANDSATQEKCKRVFEQWDELGMASPDAENPDCSCNRLYVYGVMARLSLLAASLELAK; from the coding sequence ATGCAACTCCCTGTTATTTCCTCAGATTACCAACACTATCTACAAGAATTTGAACAAACAATCCTGAAAAACCACAGCAAAATCGAAGCATGGTTTCGCAGCCAGTGGAAGCAACATCAGCCCCCATTTTACGGCTCAGTAGACATTCGTAATGCAGGCTACAAAATTGCCAGCATCGACATGAACCTCTTTCCTGGCGGCTTCAACAATCTCAATCCCAACTTCATTCCTTTGGCAACCATCGCCGCGCAAGACGCAGTAGAACGCGCCTGCGAAACCGCCAAATCCGTGCTGCTGATTCCCGAAAACCACACGCGCAACACCTACTATCTGCAAAACGTGTACGCGCTTGCCACCATTTTGCGCAACGCAGGTTTTGAAGTACGCATTGGCTCATTCAACCCAGAATTGACCGAAGCCACCGAATTTGAAACCGCTTTGGGCGACAAATTGCTGATTGAACCATTGCAACGCACCCGCGAACGCGTCCACTTGGCAGACGGTTTCTCGCCCTGTTTTGTGTTATTGAATAACGACTTATCAGCAGGCATTCCCGAAATTCTGCAAGGTATTTCGCAAACTGTGTTGCCCCCATTGCACGGCGGCTGGACAACACGCCGCAAAACGCATCATTTTGAAGCGTATAACCAAGTGGCAAAAGAATTTGCCGAATTGCTGCAAATTGATGAATGGCAAATCAATCCATATTTTGAACAAATCAGCGGCTTGAATTTCCAAGAGCGCGAGGGCGAAGATGCTTTGGCGGACGCGGTTGAGCGCGTGTTGGCAAAAATCCAAGCGAAATACGATGAAAAAGGCATTACTGACAAGCCGTTTGTGATTGTGAAAGCGGACGCTGGCACTTACGGCATGGGTGTGATGAGCGTGAAATCGGCGGACGAAGTGCGCGGCTTGAATCGCAAAAATCGCAATAAAATGGCGAAAGTGAAAGAGGGCTTGGAAGTTTCAGAAGTGATTGTTCAAGAAGGGATTTACACTTATGAAACGCTGAATGGCGCGGTGTCTGAACCTGTGGTTTACATGATGGATAGATTTGTTATCGGCGGCTTTTTCCGCGTACACGAAGGGCGCGGCAACGATGAGAATTTGAACGCTGGCGGCATGGTGTTTGTGCCGTTAAATCAAAGCATTCCAAACGCAGGCAACGCAAATGATTCGGCTACGCAAGAAAAATGCAAACGCGTGTTTGAACAATGGGACGAATTGGGCATGGCTAGCCCTGACGCGGAAAATCCTGATTGTTCGTGCAACCGCTTGTATGTTTATGGCGTGATGGCGCGATTGTCTTTGTTGGCTGCGTCTTTGGAATTGGCTAAGTAA
- the argE gene encoding acetylornithine deacetylase, translating into MSQNLNAQQWLTKLVSFDTTSRHSNLALIECVQTYFSQLGLTCWVDKNATGDKANLFATLPASNGETQGGLVLSGHTDVVPVDGQDWATNPFELTEQNGKLYGRGASDMKGFIASVLALLPEWVVQERKKPIHLALSYDEEVGCIGMPLMIEEWQKRGQKVDGCIVGEPTSMRVVVAHKGISVYQCKVHGKAAHSSLTPQGCNAIEYAARLICRIRDIADAFRAKGPFDGLYDVPYTTMTTNLIQGGIAVNVVPEDCQFQYEFRNLPGVPAAEIQQEIEAYIHNELLPAMRKEYSEAAVELITRAFVPSLEASEQAAITLLACALRRDNEIRKVSYATEAGLFERAGVPTIVCGPGSIEQAHKANEFIEIAQLDECQQFLRKLIAA; encoded by the coding sequence ATGTCCCAAAATCTAAACGCCCAACAATGGCTAACCAAACTGGTTTCTTTTGACACAACCAGCCGTCATTCCAATTTGGCGTTAATTGAGTGCGTGCAAACCTATTTCTCACAATTGGGTTTAACTTGCTGGGTCGATAAAAACGCAACGGGCGACAAGGCAAATTTGTTTGCGACATTGCCCGCGTCCAACGGCGAAACGCAAGGCGGATTAGTGTTATCAGGGCATACTGATGTTGTGCCTGTAGACGGGCAAGATTGGGCGACCAATCCCTTTGAATTAACAGAACAAAACGGCAAATTATACGGGCGTGGCGCGAGCGATATGAAAGGCTTTATTGCATCCGTGCTGGCGTTGCTGCCTGAATGGGTGGTGCAAGAACGCAAAAAGCCCATTCATTTGGCGTTATCTTATGATGAAGAAGTGGGCTGCATTGGCATGCCGTTGATGATTGAAGAGTGGCAAAAGCGCGGTCAAAAAGTGGATGGCTGCATTGTGGGCGAACCAACAAGCATGCGCGTGGTGGTGGCGCACAAGGGAATCAGCGTGTATCAGTGCAAAGTACACGGTAAAGCAGCGCATTCTTCGCTCACGCCGCAGGGGTGCAACGCGATTGAATACGCTGCGCGGTTGATTTGCCGCATTCGTGATATTGCGGACGCATTTCGTGCGAAAGGTCCATTTGACGGGCTTTACGATGTGCCTTACACAACGATGACGACCAATCTCATTCAAGGTGGAATTGCGGTGAACGTGGTTCCTGAAGATTGCCAATTTCAGTATGAGTTCCGCAATTTACCTGGTGTGCCTGCGGCAGAAATTCAGCAAGAAATTGAAGCGTATATCCACAATGAACTGCTGCCAGCCATGCGCAAAGAATATTCAGAAGCGGCGGTTGAATTGATAACACGTGCGTTTGTGCCGAGTTTAGAAGCGTCTGAACAAGCGGCGATTACCCTGCTTGCGTGTGCGTTGCGCCGTGATAATGAAATCAGAAAAGTGTCTTACGCGACTGAAGCAGGGCTGTTTGAACGCGCTGGCGTGCCGACAATTGTTTGCGGACCAGGTAGCATTGAGCAGGCGCATAAAGCGAATGAATTTATTGAAATTGCCCAGTTGGACGAATGTCAGCAATTTTTGCGTAAGTTAATTGCAGCCTGA
- a CDS encoding DUF5672 family protein encodes MPSLTIAAVTGHEGYTQGSVYAINRSYHELKDRIPDIRCVLISPNKPRDLPSHIQHFRVAPFGYLEYNLFILYSLVQFVETDFCLVVQNDGWVLDGTQWRDEFFDYDYIGSPLVTHWASVWQGQPHQIKYQFLRPTPTRAGEVFYQAQNGGFSLRSLKLLEAPHGMGLNMEIMPPDLFSGSNDTHQLKWSPPWHHEDMFLSVWKRGELERYGIKFAPESLAMTFSTENPDCCENYGGSRDRLLGFHLSWFELADENTIKLKETPVQPEKFMQLPLLQKMLNRGFKIMVEL; translated from the coding sequence ATGCCCAGCTTAACCATCGCCGCCGTAACAGGGCACGAGGGCTACACACAAGGCTCAGTCTACGCCATCAACCGCAGTTATCACGAACTCAAAGACCGCATTCCCGATATACGTTGCGTGTTAATCAGCCCCAACAAACCGCGAGATTTACCCAGCCACATTCAGCACTTTCGCGTTGCGCCGTTTGGTTATTTGGAATACAACTTATTTATACTCTATTCGCTCGTGCAATTTGTGGAAACCGATTTTTGCCTAGTGGTGCAGAATGACGGCTGGGTGCTAGACGGCACACAATGGCGCGATGAATTTTTTGATTATGACTACATCGGCTCGCCATTGGTAACTCACTGGGCAAGCGTATGGCAAGGTCAGCCACATCAAATCAAATATCAATTTCTGCGACCCACTCCCACCAGAGCAGGCGAAGTCTTCTATCAAGCGCAAAACGGCGGCTTTTCATTACGCAGCCTGAAACTATTGGAAGCCCCACACGGCATGGGTTTGAACATGGAAATCATGCCACCCGATTTGTTTTCAGGCAGCAACGACACACACCAGCTCAAATGGTCGCCACCATGGCACCATGAAGACATGTTTCTCAGCGTGTGGAAGCGCGGCGAATTGGAAAGATACGGCATCAAGTTTGCGCCCGAATCGCTGGCGATGACGTTTTCCACCGAAAACCCAGATTGCTGCGAAAATTATGGCGGTTCGCGTGATAGATTGCTTGGGTTTCATTTATCATGGTTTGAACTTGCTGATGAAAATACCATTAAATTAAAAGAGACACCTGTGCAGCCTGAAAAATTTATGCAACTGCCATTGCTTCAGAAAATGCTCAATCGTGGCTTTAAAATCATGGTAGAACTATAA
- a CDS encoding NAD(+) kinase translates to MKSQFQRVGILTRPRTPDIIPVIHDLIDFLNQADFEIYLDKQCVDEKMVAPEYQQKCHISEKIGQDCDLILVLGGDGTFLSAARKAAPYRIPLIGVNQGHLGFLTQINRENMVEELTKMFMGQYLADECILLETAVLRDGEEIYHGIALNDTVVSRGGTGQMIEFEVFINDEFVLSQRSDGLIVSTPTGSTAYSLAAGGPILQTAIRAFTLVPICPQSMSNRPIVIPDNSEIRILITKAGDARVHYDGQSFLDIQSLDEIVIHRYRHNLRVLHPVDYQYYKTLRQKLHWSEQIV, encoded by the coding sequence ATGAAAAGCCAATTCCAGCGCGTCGGCATACTCACGCGTCCGCGTACACCCGATATTATCCCCGTTATCCACGATTTGATTGATTTCCTGAATCAAGCAGATTTTGAAATCTATCTGGATAAACAATGTGTTGATGAAAAAATGGTCGCCCCAGAATACCAGCAAAAATGCCACATCAGCGAAAAAATTGGACAAGACTGCGACTTGATTTTAGTGCTAGGCGGCGACGGCACATTTTTATCTGCAGCACGAAAAGCCGCGCCGTATCGCATTCCCCTGATTGGCGTGAACCAAGGGCATTTGGGTTTTCTCACGCAAATCAATCGTGAAAACATGGTGGAAGAGCTAACCAAAATGTTCATGGGGCAATATTTGGCAGACGAATGTATTTTGTTAGAAACCGCCGTGCTGCGAGACGGCGAAGAGATTTATCATGGCATTGCGCTGAACGACACCGTAGTTTCACGCGGCGGCACAGGACAAATGATTGAATTTGAAGTATTTATCAACGATGAATTTGTCTTATCGCAACGCTCAGATGGCTTGATTGTGTCCACGCCAACGGGTTCAACCGCCTATTCATTGGCAGCAGGCGGCCCGATTTTGCAGACCGCTATCCGCGCGTTCACGCTTGTGCCGATTTGTCCACAATCCATGAGCAACCGCCCGATTGTGATTCCCGATAACAGCGAAATCCGCATTCTGATTACCAAAGCAGGCGACGCGCGTGTGCATTATGATGGGCAATCTTTCCTAGATATTCAAAGCCTTGATGAAATTGTGATACACCGATACCGCCACAATCTGCGCGTGTTGCATCCCGTGGATTATCAGTATTACAAAACCTTGCGCCAAAAATTGCATTGGAGCGAACAAATCGTATAA
- the ykgO gene encoding type B 50S ribosomal protein L36 encodes MQVLSSLKTAKTRSRDCQVVRRRGKVYVICKSNPRFKARQR; translated from the coding sequence ATGCAAGTATTGTCTTCTTTGAAAACAGCAAAAACGCGCAGCCGTGATTGCCAAGTGGTGCGCCGCCGTGGCAAGGTTTATGTGATTTGTAAATCTAATCCACGATTTAAAGCGCGTCAGCGTTAA
- a CDS encoding IS1 family transposase: MKIQITLKCPRCQGQNIKKNGYSGNRKQKYFCKDCCRNFIGDHNLTYKGCHSKADEQVWRMTVRGCGIRDIAAITGYSKDKVQAALKRHEFEPFPKQKHYSTLEIDEFWTFVGNKSNKVWLVYAYHRESGEIVAYVWGKRDLATARALKRRLKELRVTYDRIATDDWAAFLNVFSNEEWHLVGKQHTVGIEGNNCRLRHKVRRAFRKTCCFSKSMFYHKKVFDLAFFDIHFGIV; this comes from the coding sequence GTGAAAATACAAATAACTCTGAAATGTCCTCGCTGCCAAGGACAAAATATAAAGAAAAATGGCTACTCTGGCAATCGTAAACAAAAGTATTTTTGTAAAGATTGCTGCCGTAATTTTATTGGCGACCATAACCTTACCTATAAGGGTTGTCATTCCAAAGCTGATGAACAGGTTTGGAGAATGACCGTTAGAGGTTGTGGCATTCGCGATATTGCAGCAATTACGGGTTACAGCAAAGACAAAGTTCAGGCTGCCTTAAAACGCCATGAGTTTGAGCCATTTCCTAAACAAAAACATTACTCTACACTTGAAATAGACGAGTTTTGGACATTTGTCGGTAACAAGTCTAATAAAGTGTGGCTAGTCTATGCCTATCACAGAGAAAGTGGCGAAATTGTCGCTTACGTTTGGGGTAAGCGCGATTTAGCAACAGCGCGAGCACTCAAACGGCGTTTGAAAGAGTTGCGTGTAACCTATGACAGAATTGCGACCGACGACTGGGCTGCATTTTTAAATGTCTTTTCAAATGAAGAATGGCATCTAGTTGGTAAGCAACACACAGTTGGCATTGAGGGTAATAACTGTCGTTTACGGCACAAAGTAAGGCGAGCGTTTAGAAAAACGTGTTGCTTTTCTAAAAGTATGTTTTATCACAAGAAAGTTTTTGATTTAGCTTTCTTTGATATTCATTTTGGCATTGTTTAG
- the prfB gene encoding peptide chain release factor 2, with amino-acid sequence METEVINQLNNQLNDLAQRNQDIREYMDYQGKKERLEEVVGLSEDPELWNDPKRAQEIGKERKLLEGVVLTLDKIENGITDNRELIEMVVEENDEDGFAAIVADVEELEKQMADLEFKRMFNQPADPNNCFIDITAGAGGTEAEDWAGMLLRMYMRYGERKGFKVEVMEQDDGEIAGINNATIRLEGEYAYGLLRTETGVHRLVRYSPFDSNNKRHTSFASVFVYPEVDDSFEIDINPADLRTDTYRASGAGGQHINKTDSAVRITHIPTGIVVQSQSSRSQHENRRIVMEMLRSKLFELEMRKRNEERQALEEGKSDVGWGSQIRSYVLDSSRIKDLRTSHEVGNTKAVLDGDLDGFIEASLKQGV; translated from the coding sequence ATGGAAACCGAAGTAATCAACCAGTTAAACAACCAGCTCAACGATTTGGCGCAACGCAACCAAGATATTCGCGAATACATGGATTACCAAGGCAAAAAAGAACGCCTAGAAGAAGTGGTCGGCTTATCCGAAGACCCAGAATTGTGGAACGACCCCAAACGCGCCCAAGAAATCGGCAAAGAACGCAAATTGCTCGAAGGCGTGGTGCTAACGCTCGACAAAATTGAAAACGGCATCACAGACAACCGCGAACTGATTGAAATGGTGGTAGAAGAAAACGATGAAGACGGTTTCGCCGCCATTGTTGCCGATGTGGAAGAATTAGAAAAACAAATGGCAGATTTGGAATTTAAACGAATGTTTAACCAACCTGCCGACCCAAACAACTGTTTCATCGACATCACCGCAGGCGCAGGCGGCACAGAAGCCGAAGACTGGGCAGGCATGCTGCTGCGCATGTATATGCGATACGGCGAGCGCAAAGGCTTCAAAGTAGAAGTGATGGAACAAGACGATGGCGAAATCGCAGGCATCAACAACGCCACCATCCGCTTAGAGGGCGAATACGCATACGGCTTATTGCGCACCGAAACAGGCGTACACCGTCTCGTCCGCTACTCACCATTTGACTCGAACAACAAACGCCACACATCATTTGCATCCGTGTTTGTGTATCCCGAAGTAGATGACAGCTTTGAAATCGACATCAACCCAGCCGATTTGCGTACCGACACTTACCGTGCATCAGGCGCAGGCGGTCAGCACATCAATAAAACGGACTCTGCCGTGCGTATTACCCACATTCCGACTGGCATTGTGGTGCAATCACAAAGCAGCCGTTCACAACATGAAAACCGCCGTATTGTGATGGAAATGCTGCGTTCTAAGCTGTTTGAATTGGAAATGCGTAAACGCAACGAAGAAAGACAAGCATTGGAAGAGGGCAAGTCAGATGTAGGATGGGGTAGTCAAATTCGCTCTTATGTGTTGGACTCTTCGCGCATTAAAGATTTGCGTACCAGTCATGAAGTTGGCAACACCAAAGCCGTGCTGGACGGGGATTTGGATGGATTTATTGAAGCCAGCTTGAAGCAAGGTGTATAA